The following are encoded in a window of Cryptococcus neoformans var. neoformans B-3501A chromosome 13, whole genome shotgun sequence genomic DNA:
- a CDS encoding hypothetical protein (Similar to gi|14348970|emb|CAC41332.1| HXT1p [Uromyces viciae-fabae], FASTA scores: opt: 1824, E(): 4.1e-113, (53.373% identity (80.159% similar) in 504 aa overlap (5-508:20-522)); HMMPfam hit to Sugar_tr, Sugar (and other) transporter, score: 502.3, E(): 4.6e-148), with protein sequence MPLPKLAVILGAFASFSGFLFGYDTGYISGCKEMETFVRTFGLLQPDGTYVLSSGRDSLITSILSVGTCLGALCGSMVGDRIGRRFGIVFYICLFFIGVALQTGCKNLAGFAIGRVFAGLGVGGTSCLVPIYQAECSPKAIRGFVVAAYQFFVTVGLLVAACVVYATKGRPDNSAYEIPIAIQFVWGALIIGGMCILPESPRWLLLKDKQDQAKKNLSRLLGQAENSQAVITEFAEISANLEHERSLGKGTWMDCFKYGESKTRLRIFTGMALQALQQLTGVNFIFYYGTTFFSNSGISNPFLTTIATNVVNVGMSVPGMLAADRIGRRPLMMYGAAGMAVSQLIVAAVGVAVDTSNQAGQKALVAFVCIYIAHFASTWGILAWVITSEIYPYELRGKGMSLSTATQWLFNFAIGYATPYLVDVAPGSAGLKTNVFWIWGGCCCIAFVFAYFFIPETKELSLEQCDLLYRNSTVLKSAAYRRQILEHDMHDDEIAHYDSNKMPRTEHVEDSKAVEDVKAQQSQLDEWDA encoded by the exons ATGCCTCTTCCAAAGTTAGCTGTGATCTTAGGAGCTttcgcttctttctctGGTTTCTT ATTCGGTTACGACACGGGTTACATCTCAGGATGtaaggagatggaaacTTTTGTTCGAACTTTTGGTCTTCTCCAACCTGACGGGACTTATGTCTTGAGCTCGGGTAGAGACTCCTTGATAACTTCAATTTTATCTGTCGGTACTTGCTTGGGAGCCTTATGTGGCTCAATGGTCGGGGATCGTATTGGCAGAAGATTCGGTATTGTGTTTTACATCT gccttttcttcatcggGGTAGCTTTGCAAACCGGATGTAAAAACCTTGCAGGATTCGCTATCGGTCGGGTATTCGCAGGTCTGGGTGTAGGAGGCACATCATGTTTAGTACCAATCTATCAAGCCGAATGTTCACCCAAAGCAATCCGTGGCTTCGTCGTTGCTGCTTATCAATTCTTCGTAACCGTCGGATTATTGGTAGCTGCGTGTGTGGTTTACGCTACAAAGGGTCGTCCAGACAACTCAGCATACGAGATCCCCATTGCTATACAATTCGTCTGGGGTGCTCTCATCATCGGTGGTATGTGCATCTTACCCGAATCACCAAGATGGTTACTTCTCAAAGATAAACAAGACCAAGCGAAAAAAAATTTATCCAGATTACTGGGTCAAGCTGAGAACAGTCAAGCTGTAATCACTGAGTTTGCCGAAATCTCAGCCAATTTGGAACATGAACGATCGCTCGGTAAAGGTACCTGGATGGATTGCTTCAAATACGGTGAAAGTAAAACTAGGCTGAGAATCTTCACCGGTATGGCCCTTCAAGCGTTACAGCAATTGACT GGTGTAaatttcatcttctactACGGAACGACCTTTTTCTCCAATTCGGGTATATCAAACCCTTTCCTAACTACAATCGCCACAAACGTAGTCAACGTAGGAATGAGTGTTCCTGGGATGCTCGCTGCTGATAGGATCGGCCGAAGGCCCTTGATGATGTACGGTGCAGCAGGTATGGCAGTATCTCAACTTATCGTCGCTGCCGTGGGTGTGGCTGTCGACACTTCCAACCAAGCTGGACAAAAAGCCCTGGTCGCTTTTGTCTGTATCTATATCGCTCATTTCGCTTCTACATGGGGTATCCTGGCTTGGGTCATCACGAGTGAGATTTACCCTTACGAGTTGAGAGGTAAAGGTATGAGTTTGTCTACTGCTACCCAGTGGTTATTCAACTTTGCTATTGGC TACGCAACACCTTACCTCGTTGATGTTGCTCCAGGAAGTGCAGGTTTGAAAACCAACGTCTTCTGGATCTGGGGTGGCTGCTGTTGTATCGCTTTCGTATTCGCTTATTTC TTCATTCCTGAGACAAAAGAGCTCTCCTTGGAGCAATGTGATTTGCTCTATCGAAACTCTACCGTACTCAAATCAGCCGCCTATCGAAGACAGATCCTCGAGCATGATATGCACGATGATGAGATTGCGCATTACGACTCTAACAAAATGCCCAGAACGGAGCATGTTGAAGATTCAAAAGCTGTGGAGGATGTGAAAGCGCAACAAAGTCAATTGGACGAGTGGGACGCGTGA